Proteins from one Hoplias malabaricus isolate fHopMal1 chromosome 2, fHopMal1.hap1, whole genome shotgun sequence genomic window:
- the pane1 gene encoding centromere protein M isoform X2 produces the protein MVQLEKDININVRLAQKLPLPVKNSETRPRIDLVVFIVNLLSEHSLQAMQNSLKHLGADYFLGKTCFMVTDARCGTVAQDHLLSVRKLAASHHCPLICAERKTEDGVTMAAMRLLNILKVSAGVSPVATTALYLSTLTRCSVPSDFEQD, from the exons ATGGTGCAGCTGGAGAAGGACATCAACATCAATGT GCGCCTGGCTCAAAAGCTCCCTCTCCCTGTGAAAAACAGTGAGACTCGCCCTCGCATTGATCTGGTGGTGTTCATAGTCAACCTGCTGTCTGAGCACAG TCTTCAGGCAATGCAAAACTCTCTGAAACACTTGGGGGCAGATTACTTCCTGGGGAAGACCTGCTTCATGGTTACTGATG cTCGTTGTGGAACTGTAGCTCAGGATCATTTGCTGAGTGTGAGGAAACTCGCTGCGTCTCACCACTGCCCTTTGATCTGCGCAGAACGCAAG ACGGAGGATGGTGTTACGATGGCAGCAATGAGGCTCCTCAACATCCTCAAAGTGTCGGCGGGTGTGTCTCCCGTGGCAACCACTGCTCTCTACCTGTCAACACTGACTCGCTGCTCTGTGCCCTCTGACTTTGAGCAGGACTGA
- the pane1 gene encoding centromere protein M isoform X1 has protein sequence MALLSPYRKVPDLNTATVLLVENEEQFQCRLAEVMVQLEKDININVRLAQKLPLPVKNSETRPRIDLVVFIVNLLSEHSLQAMQNSLKHLGADYFLGKTCFMVTDARCGTVAQDHLLSVRKLAASHHCPLICAERKTEDGVTMAAMRLLNILKVSAGVSPVATTALYLSTLTRCSVPSDFEQD, from the exons ATGGCGCTGCTGTCTCCATACCGCAAAGTCCCCGACCTGAACACGGCCACCGTCCTC CTGGTTGAAAACGAGGAGCAGTTCCAGTGCAGGTTGGCTGAAGTCATGGTGCAGCTGGAGAAGGACATCAACATCAATGT GCGCCTGGCTCAAAAGCTCCCTCTCCCTGTGAAAAACAGTGAGACTCGCCCTCGCATTGATCTGGTGGTGTTCATAGTCAACCTGCTGTCTGAGCACAG TCTTCAGGCAATGCAAAACTCTCTGAAACACTTGGGGGCAGATTACTTCCTGGGGAAGACCTGCTTCATGGTTACTGATG cTCGTTGTGGAACTGTAGCTCAGGATCATTTGCTGAGTGTGAGGAAACTCGCTGCGTCTCACCACTGCCCTTTGATCTGCGCAGAACGCAAG ACGGAGGATGGTGTTACGATGGCAGCAATGAGGCTCCTCAACATCCTCAAAGTGTCGGCGGGTGTGTCTCCCGTGGCAACCACTGCTCTCTACCTGTCAACACTGACTCGCTGCTCTGTGCCCTCTGACTTTGAGCAGGACTGA